A window of the Candidatus Bathyarchaeia archaeon genome harbors these coding sequences:
- a CDS encoding archaellin/type IV pilin N-terminal domain-containing protein: MWKIIKSKKALSPVIAAVILIGVTIAISVAVGAWTSALTFNYMKTEELKIISHTWSANNAYIDVYVKNTGSAALTVQDVRVNDVTNGTALSISLSSGQSKTVTIIGPFISGAKYEFALLTATGNKFTYAATAP, from the coding sequence ATGTGGAAGATCATCAAAAGTAAGAAGGCGTTAAGTCCTGTCATAGCAGCTGTCATTTTGATCGGCGTGACCATAGCAATAAGTGTAGCTGTGGGAGCGTGGACGAGTGCCCTAACGTTCAACTACATGAAGACCGAGGAACTAAAGATCATTAGCCACACATGGAGCGCAAACAATGCCTACATCGATGTGTACGTTAAGAACACTGGGTCGGCAGCCTTGACCGTCCAGGATGTCAGAGTGAACGATGTAACGAACGGCACTGCGTTGAGTATCTCATTGAGCAGTGGGCAAAGCAAAACTGTCACCATAATTGGACCCTTCATCTCTGGTGCAAAATACGAATTCGCACTACTAACTGCCACAGGCAACAAGTTCACGTACGCTGCCACAGCGCCTTGA
- a CDS encoding HAD family hydrolase, with amino-acid sequence MKAILFDLDGTIFDITERDAFARYQALNDLGYDITLNDVKKHYRHGIGTMGIVKELGIKFTEKQEKEYIEASFLHFTNRENALNLTKIHADAYDALSTLSKKYKLVLVTSRNTLSSTEEELRWFNIKAFFALIVTREVAARYYGVKDIPLLPFQEQRTRLYECVIGLTKIDPKEMLCVGDAVGEIEPAKKLGIKTIGVLTGFSSKEDMENASISTVKDLTELVKTSELIV; translated from the coding sequence GTGAAAGCGATTCTCTTTGATTTGGATGGAACAATTTTCGACATCACTGAAAGGGACGCCTTCGCACGATATCAGGCTCTAAACGACCTCGGCTATGATATCACTCTAAATGACGTGAAAAAACACTATCGACACGGTATAGGAACGATGGGCATAGTTAAGGAGCTTGGAATAAAATTCACTGAAAAACAGGAAAAAGAGTACATAGAAGCAAGCTTTCTTCATTTCACAAACAGAGAGAACGCTCTAAACTTGACGAAAATCCACGCTGATGCATACGATGCGCTCTCTACTCTTTCCAAGAAATACAAACTGGTTCTCGTTACGTCTAGAAACACTCTCTCATCTACAGAGGAGGAACTGAGATGGTTCAACATCAAAGCATTCTTCGCGTTGATTGTTACTCGAGAGGTTGCCGCAAGATATTACGGGGTAAAAGACATACCACTGCTTCCTTTTCAAGAACAAAGAACTAGACTGTACGAGTGTGTGATCGGATTGACCAAAATAGACCCTAAGGAGATGCTGTGTGTAGGCGATGCAGTCGGAGAAATAGAACCAGCAAAGAAACTGGGAATAAAGACAATAGGTGTGTTGACGGGATTCAGCAGCAAAGAAGACATGGAAAACGCCTCAATCTCGACAGTTAAAGACCTTACTGAGCTTGTCAAAACTTCTGAACTAATCGTATGA
- a CDS encoding SRPBCC domain-containing protein, translating into MDEASGILGRVVRKEVKVNAPIEKVWNAWTTNEGAMKFFAPKAIIELTPGGRYELYFDLEASKGSRGGEGCRVLSFLPMVMLSFEWNAPPEFPNVRKEQKQKHTWVVVQFYPIARDQTKVRLTHLGWKEGEEWEKVFQYFMRAWDIVLGRLEHMFSTGKPIDWENPYSPPKNRTYSV; encoded by the coding sequence ATGGATGAAGCGAGTGGAATTTTGGGTCGTGTCGTTCGAAAGGAAGTGAAAGTGAATGCTCCTATTGAGAAAGTGTGGAATGCGTGGACAACGAACGAAGGGGCTATGAAGTTTTTTGCTCCTAAAGCTATAATTGAGCTTACTCCGGGTGGGCGTTATGAGTTGTACTTTGATCTTGAAGCTTCGAAAGGCTCGCGGGGCGGCGAGGGCTGCAGGGTGCTGAGTTTTCTTCCTATGGTGATGTTGTCGTTTGAGTGGAATGCGCCGCCTGAGTTTCCAAATGTTCGGAAGGAGCAAAAGCAGAAACACACGTGGGTAGTTGTCCAATTTTATCCTATCGCGCGTGACCAGACGAAAGTTAGGTTAACGCATTTAGGCTGGAAGGAAGGTGAAGAATGGGAGAAGGTGTTCCAGTATTTCATGCGTGCTTGGGACATCGTTCTCGGAAGACTGGAACACATGTTCTCGACGGGGAAGCCAATCGACTGGGAAAATCCGTACTCTCCTCCGAAGAACAGAACCTATTCAGTCTAA
- a CDS encoding UPF0147 family protein produces the protein MVGKKKVKEYEQRVEEAVAVLDMVSEDTTTPRNIRRAAKNSIETLRGSQYSPAVRASNAISMLDEILQDPNMPPYTRVKLWNVMSILEAIKD, from the coding sequence TTGGTTGGGAAGAAGAAGGTGAAGGAGTACGAGCAGCGTGTCGAGGAGGCTGTGGCTGTTCTCGACATGGTTTCCGAGGATACGACTACGCCTAGGAATATTAGAAGGGCGGCTAAGAACAGTATTGAGACTTTGAGGGGTTCTCAGTATTCGCCTGCGGTTCGGGCTAGTAACGCGATTTCGATGTTGGATGAGATTTTGCAGGATCCGAATATGCCGCCTTACACTCGAGTTAAACTGTGGAACGTCATGAGCATACTGGAAGCCATAAAAGACTAG
- a CDS encoding Sjogren's syndrome/scleroderma autoantigen 1 family protein — MTEEQKDLQKMADLLKQGATLTELSCPACASPLFKLKSGELWCAKCQKRVIVIKEGETQEEATESLMLSGLESTVVTKIKEVQAKINEEKDPAQLEKLSTTLASLLENLEKIKKMKQ; from the coding sequence ATGACAGAGGAACAAAAAGACCTACAAAAGATGGCAGACCTACTCAAGCAAGGAGCCACACTCACCGAACTATCATGCCCAGCCTGCGCCTCACCGCTTTTCAAACTCAAAAGCGGCGAACTATGGTGCGCCAAATGCCAAAAACGCGTTATCGTAATAAAAGAAGGAGAAACACAGGAAGAAGCCACTGAAAGTCTGATGCTCAGCGGACTAGAATCAACAGTCGTAACAAAAATAAAAGAAGTGCAGGCGAAAATCAACGAGGAAAAAGACCCAGCTCAACTGGAAAAACTCAGCACCACACTAGCATCGCTATTGGAGAACTTGGAAAAAATCAAGAAAATGAAACAGTGA
- the tmk gene encoding dTMP kinase, which translates to MARRKTTGKFVCIEGVDGCGKTTQAKLLVRNLRRRGFDAVYTTEPSVGKVGKLIRSYVLDRERRVPIALEALLFAADRVDHVETEVEPLLKQGKIVVCDRYIYSSLAYQGAGGLDLDWIDCINLFALKPDLALLLDVLPDVVVGRLKKKKSVMENMRNLRKVRDVYLELAQRQRMISLDGDKPIKEVAKDILKTVLEKLKA; encoded by the coding sequence ATGGCAAGGCGCAAGACGACAGGCAAGTTCGTGTGCATTGAAGGAGTCGACGGCTGTGGGAAAACAACTCAAGCCAAACTACTGGTCAGGAATCTTCGACGTCGAGGCTTTGATGCAGTCTACACGACTGAACCCAGTGTTGGCAAGGTTGGGAAACTGATACGCAGTTATGTGCTTGACCGTGAGAGGCGTGTGCCAATCGCTCTAGAAGCCCTGTTGTTCGCGGCTGACAGAGTAGACCATGTGGAGACCGAGGTTGAGCCTTTATTGAAACAGGGCAAGATCGTGGTGTGTGACCGCTACATTTACTCGAGCCTAGCGTATCAGGGAGCAGGTGGACTGGATTTGGACTGGATAGATTGCATTAACCTGTTTGCTTTGAAACCTGACTTGGCTTTGCTGCTGGACGTTCTTCCTGACGTGGTGGTTGGCCGACTAAAGAAGAAGAAGTCTGTGATGGAGAACATGCGGAATTTGAGGAAGGTGAGGGACGTGTATCTAGAGTTGGCACAGCGGCAACGGATGATTTCGCTGGACGGTGACAAGCCGATCAAGGAAGTGGCAAAAGATATCCTGAAGACTGTGTTGGAAAAGTTGAAAGCCTAG
- a CDS encoding HD domain-containing protein, producing the protein MRQYWGEIKDPVHGYVYITEAEKQIIDSFPVQRLRRLRQLAGAEYVYPAANHTRFEHCVGVMHLAGVMAENPFLSKHFNDNEYQLIRIAALLHDVGHGPFSHIFEHLLVKFLNKTHEDINVWIVQKSELKDIISKLGFNVDQVAKLSVGWLHKPKRAFMDQIIRSAVDVDKLDFVVRDTYHTGAQYGYVDVFRLIQTLDVLDQNLAVDAGALSALESFILARIESFKSIYFHRVGRAVQLMLAMAMEEAKDELGLVDFKTPEEYLAFDDYTVWTMLKKSKKSKKVIENLEKRRLLKCAYDRTFYVRDKTVSNLFSHEEIRNQLRDQIAEKAKVKPRDVVIDVPTLPSVPYSHSVLLEPMEIPVFTRTREGEKVPQRLSDISGIFDVLKGFINILRVYTDVEHRERVSAAAVKLLGDLPSSAKISF; encoded by the coding sequence ATGAGGCAGTATTGGGGCGAAATCAAAGACCCTGTTCACGGCTACGTATACATAACCGAAGCCGAAAAACAGATCATTGATTCTTTTCCAGTGCAACGGCTCAGAAGGCTTAGGCAACTAGCCGGAGCCGAATACGTTTATCCAGCTGCCAACCACACACGGTTTGAACACTGCGTTGGCGTCATGCACCTAGCCGGTGTGATGGCTGAAAACCCCTTCCTGTCCAAACACTTCAACGACAACGAATATCAGCTGATCCGCATCGCAGCCCTACTGCACGATGTTGGACATGGACCGTTCTCGCACATTTTTGAGCATTTGCTAGTCAAATTTCTCAACAAAACGCATGAAGACATCAACGTTTGGATTGTGCAGAAATCCGAATTGAAGGACATCATCAGCAAGCTAGGATTCAATGTTGACCAAGTGGCTAAGCTGTCGGTGGGATGGCTGCACAAGCCCAAACGGGCCTTCATGGATCAAATCATACGCAGCGCCGTTGATGTGGACAAGCTGGATTTCGTGGTTCGCGACACGTATCACACAGGCGCCCAATATGGCTATGTTGATGTCTTCCGTCTGATTCAAACCTTAGACGTGCTGGACCAAAATCTAGCCGTTGACGCAGGCGCGTTATCAGCGCTCGAATCCTTCATCCTAGCCCGAATTGAATCGTTCAAGAGCATATACTTCCACCGTGTCGGACGAGCCGTCCAACTCATGCTAGCCATGGCTATGGAAGAAGCAAAAGACGAACTCGGCCTAGTTGACTTCAAAACGCCAGAAGAATACCTTGCCTTCGACGATTACACTGTTTGGACCATGCTCAAAAAATCGAAAAAATCAAAAAAAGTCATCGAAAACCTTGAGAAACGACGACTACTCAAATGCGCCTACGACCGAACCTTTTACGTGCGCGACAAGACTGTCTCCAACCTTTTCAGCCACGAAGAGATCCGCAATCAACTGCGTGACCAAATCGCTGAAAAAGCCAAAGTGAAACCGCGCGACGTAGTCATCGACGTACCCACGCTGCCCTCAGTGCCCTACAGCCACTCGGTTCTGCTTGAGCCTATGGAGATTCCAGTTTTCACCCGAACCCGTGAAGGTGAGAAGGTTCCGCAGCGGCTTAGCGACATATCGGGTATATTTGACGTGTTAAAGGGGTTCATCAACATCTTGCGCGTATACACTGATGTGGAGCATAGAGAAAGGGTGAGCGCCGCCGCAGTCAAACTCTTAGGCGACTTGCCATCATCCGCAAAAATATCTTTCTAG
- a CDS encoding DUF126 domain-containing protein — MPRVKKTLKGRGIAGGRSRGVALVSNMPLSFLGGVDYDSGVVIEKNHDLKGQPLKDKILCFTSGHGSTVGSYVLYSLAKKGAGPKAIVNHIADTVIVVGAIIAEIPMVDQIDIKQITTGNVVEVDGDKGTVKIIE; from the coding sequence TTGCCACGAGTCAAGAAGACCCTCAAAGGAAGAGGCATCGCAGGTGGTCGCAGCAGAGGAGTCGCTTTGGTTTCAAATATGCCTTTGAGCTTTTTGGGCGGAGTAGACTACGATTCCGGCGTTGTCATCGAAAAAAACCACGACTTAAAAGGCCAACCGCTGAAAGATAAGATCCTCTGTTTCACGTCGGGGCATGGTTCAACAGTGGGCAGCTATGTATTGTATTCGCTGGCTAAGAAGGGAGCCGGCCCAAAAGCCATCGTCAATCACATAGCCGACACAGTCATAGTTGTGGGCGCCATAATCGCTGAAATTCCCATGGTTGACCAAATCGACATCAAACAGATCACAACGGGCAACGTAGTTGAGGTCGATGGCGACAAGGGCACAGTGAAAATCATAGAATAG
- a CDS encoding aconitase X catalytic domain-containing protein, whose translation MYLTKVEERTLDGEHGWANQIAMKILVKLGDLFGATRLIPVQSAHLSGVSYKHLGDAAIEFLGELASKGGEAKAASTLNPSSFDPKYLVKRYSKERFAKQKRILELYGQMRIQPTLTCTPYYLQEPQAGQHLAWAESSAVVYANSVLDAWTNREGSPSALAAALIGKTPNYGVHQPENRKPNVLVNVEAKLKTETDFGALGIHLGKLLKDRVPAFQGLRGSDDELKQLGAAMASSGMTALFHRTSPRGKGMLETVSVETREIEESASSLCTSEKSPDLVFIGCPHCSANEVKEIAGLLENKKARRDVELWVCTSRYVRDKAKKHVEVIERAGGHVLCDTCVLVTWVKDLGFDTLMTNSAKTAFYAPTLNEVDATLKPVRHCIEAACQQ comes from the coding sequence TTGTACCTAACCAAGGTTGAGGAGCGCACGTTAGACGGCGAACACGGCTGGGCTAACCAAATTGCCATGAAAATTCTTGTGAAACTAGGCGACTTGTTCGGCGCGACCCGACTGATTCCCGTGCAGTCGGCGCATCTATCAGGCGTGTCCTACAAGCATTTAGGCGACGCGGCGATAGAGTTTCTCGGCGAGCTTGCAAGCAAGGGTGGTGAAGCTAAGGCGGCTTCGACGCTTAATCCGTCAAGCTTTGACCCAAAGTACTTAGTGAAACGTTACTCTAAGGAACGATTTGCCAAGCAAAAGCGCATACTCGAGCTTTACGGGCAAATGCGTATTCAGCCTACCCTGACTTGCACACCATATTATCTTCAAGAGCCCCAAGCTGGCCAGCATTTGGCTTGGGCAGAGTCCTCAGCCGTGGTGTACGCCAACTCAGTGTTAGACGCGTGGACTAATCGTGAAGGAAGCCCAAGTGCGTTGGCAGCCGCCTTAATCGGGAAAACCCCGAACTACGGTGTACATCAGCCGGAAAACCGCAAGCCCAACGTGCTAGTCAACGTCGAAGCCAAACTTAAGACGGAAACGGATTTCGGCGCGCTTGGAATCCATTTGGGCAAGTTACTGAAAGACAGGGTTCCTGCTTTTCAAGGGCTGCGAGGCTCAGACGATGAGTTGAAGCAGTTGGGCGCGGCAATGGCATCAAGCGGCATGACTGCACTTTTTCACAGGACATCTCCAAGGGGCAAGGGGATGTTAGAGACAGTTTCAGTTGAAACCCGCGAAATTGAGGAGTCGGCTTCAAGTCTCTGTACTTCAGAAAAATCTCCAGACCTTGTTTTCATCGGATGCCCTCACTGCTCAGCAAACGAGGTTAAGGAAATCGCCGGTCTTCTTGAGAATAAGAAAGCTCGCAGAGACGTTGAACTGTGGGTATGCACCTCAAGGTATGTGCGTGACAAGGCGAAAAAGCATGTTGAAGTCATCGAACGAGCTGGCGGACACGTGCTATGCGACACATGCGTTTTGGTTACATGGGTGAAGGACTTGGGCTTTGATACGCTTATGACGAATTCGGCAAAAACAGCCTTCTATGCGCCCACTTTGAATGAAGTGGATGCTACTCTGAAGCCCGTACGCCACTGTATAGAAGCCGCGTGTCAACAGTAG
- a CDS encoding DUF2061 domain-containing protein, protein MSIVTRKRSLTKAVTYRILIVILDFTTIYLLTSRIEISLGFTIVSNVYTSIAYYLHERIWNKTDWGRKNPSNL, encoded by the coding sequence ATGAGTATCGTAACTCGAAAGAGGTCGTTGACCAAAGCTGTTACGTACAGAATTCTGATAGTAATCTTAGATTTCACTACAATCTACCTTCTCACAAGCAGAATTGAGATTTCACTAGGGTTTACAATAGTGAGCAATGTCTACACTAGCATTGCATATTATCTTCATGAAAGAATCTGGAACAAAACCGACTGGGGAAGAAAAAACCCCTCAAACTTATGA